DNA from Sulfurimonas xiamenensis:
TAAGTCCTCTCATTAAAATATTTTCTTCTAAATAGACTCTTACCGGATGCCCTTCAGGCAGATTTGCAAATGAATTCATTATTTTCCTTAACGATTTTATAACAAAATTATACTGTTTAAAAAAAATAATTTTTTGATTTATAACAATATAAAATTACTTCAGCTTAAGCCTTACTCTTTGTGAATGCGTTATAGCAACGGCAATAGCATCTGTTATATCTAACGGTTTTATCTCTTTTTTTATATTTAAAAGCCTCTTTGCCATAAATGCTACCTGCTCTTTTGTTGCTTTTCCGTTTCCTGTTAATGCTTTTTTTACTTGAAGTGCAGTGTATTCATTAAACTGTCCAAACTGCTGAAGAAGCATAAGCATAATTGATCCGCGAAACTGTGCTAATTTGATTGTTGTTTTTGGATTATGTGCATAAAATATATCTTCTAATGCCACTTCATCTATTTTGTGATTTTTAAATATATTTTCAAAAGCTTCTACCATCTGAGGTATCTGAAACTGCAACTCTTCAGCTTTTATCTTTATAAGTCCTGCTTCTATTAATTCTATTTTGCCTTTTTCTAAAGAGATAAGAG
Protein-coding regions in this window:
- the ruvC gene encoding crossover junction endodeoxyribonuclease RuvC, translating into MTILGIDPGTRKMGYALISLEKGKIELIEAGLIKIKAEELQFQIPQMVEAFENIFKNHKIDEVALEDIFYAHNPKTTIKLAQFRGSIMLMLLQQFGQFNEYTALQVKKALTGNGKATKEQVAFMAKRLLNIKKEIKPLDITDAIAVAITHSQRVRLKLK